The following are encoded together in the Poseidonibacter lekithochrous genome:
- a CDS encoding ABC transporter ATP-binding protein — MSLELKNISMRVDGQTHIYNTNLTLKKGTMNVLLGRTLSGKTTLMRIMAGLDVPTTGSIFWEGKDVTGMRVQDRKIAMVYQQFINYPSMSVYDNIAAPLRIMKKDEAFIDEEVKKTAKLMRLEKMLDRKPNELSGGQQQRCALARSLVKGSGLVLLDEPLANLDYKLREELREEIPKMFEESGAIFVYATTEPEEALLLGGNVATLWEGEVTQFDETAKVYHTPNNATTAKVFSNPSMNFLDIRKEGDYIYYGTNEKAPATDVLEKLEDGKYLAGFRPNHLELDKHAGNAIKFSTHLDVTEITGSETFLHMHHDNDNWIGLVHGVHDLEYNTNLSVYLDTRHIFIFKTNGALVETASYVEER, encoded by the coding sequence ATGTCCTTAGAATTAAAAAATATATCTATGCGTGTAGATGGACAAACACATATTTACAACACTAATTTAACACTCAAAAAAGGTACTATGAATGTATTATTAGGTCGTACTTTATCAGGTAAAACTACTTTGATGAGAATTATGGCTGGATTAGATGTTCCAACAACTGGTAGTATTTTCTGGGAAGGTAAAGATGTTACTGGTATGCGAGTACAAGATAGAAAAATTGCAATGGTTTATCAACAATTTATAAACTATCCTTCAATGAGTGTATATGACAATATAGCAGCTCCACTTAGAATTATGAAGAAAGATGAAGCTTTCATAGATGAAGAAGTAAAAAAAACAGCTAAGTTAATGCGATTAGAAAAGATGTTAGATAGAAAACCAAATGAACTTTCAGGTGGTCAGCAACAAAGATGTGCATTAGCTAGATCTTTAGTAAAAGGTTCGGGACTTGTTTTATTAGACGAACCTCTAGCTAACTTAGATTATAAATTAAGAGAAGAATTAAGAGAAGAAATCCCAAAAATGTTTGAAGAATCTGGGGCAATATTTGTTTATGCAACAACTGAACCAGAAGAAGCCTTATTATTAGGTGGAAATGTTGCAACATTATGGGAAGGTGAAGTTACTCAATTTGATGAAACTGCAAAAGTTTATCATACTCCAAATAATGCAACTACTGCAAAAGTATTTTCAAATCCATCAATGAACTTTTTAGATATTAGAAAAGAGGGTGATTATATTTATTATGGAACTAATGAAAAAGCACCTGCTACAGATGTATTAGAAAAACTTGAAGATGGAAAATATTTAGCAGGCTTTAGACCAAATCATCTAGAACTTGATAAACACGCAGGAAATGCAATTAAGTTTTCTACTCATTTAGATGTTACTGAAATTACAGGTTCTGAAACTTTTTTACATATGCATCATGATAATGATAACTGGATTGGTTTAGTTCATGGTGTTCATGACTTGGAATATAATACTAATTTGTCAGTGTATTTAGACACACGTCATATTTTTATTTTTAAAACTAATGGTGCTCTTGTAGAAACTGCATCGTATGTTGAAGAAAGATAG
- a CDS encoding malic enzyme-like NAD(P)-binding protein: MSTKVTKNEALDYHRVPNPGKVAIATTTRLESQRDLSLAYSPGVAYPCEEIKENPELAYDYTSKRNLVAVISNGTAVLGLGDIGALASKPVMEGKAVLFKKFAAVDSFDIEVDETDIDKFCDVVKAISPTFGGINLEDIKAPECFEIERRLIEELNIPVMHDDQHGTAIITTAALMNAAEMMNKNVEDMKVVVVGAGASAISCSTMYKELGVKTLIMCDSKGVIHSGRDNLNKYKKDFMIDEALTMEEAFTDADMVLGLSRPGTFTKEHVALMAEEPIVFTLANPTPELFPEEVREVKPKAIIGTGRSDFPNQVNNVLGFPFIFRGALDVQTRKINMTMKMAAAKAIANLAKEPLYAELKVEFGDLAFGKEYIIPVPFDKRLMVEVSAAVANAAVETGVARVKEFNLEAYREKLSLMV, translated from the coding sequence TTTATCTCTTGCTTATTCTCCAGGTGTAGCATATCCATGCGAAGAAATTAAAGAAAACCCAGAATTAGCATATGATTACACATCAAAAAGAAACCTAGTAGCCGTGATTTCAAACGGTACAGCTGTACTAGGTTTAGGAGATATTGGTGCATTAGCATCAAAACCTGTTATGGAAGGAAAAGCAGTATTATTCAAAAAATTTGCTGCAGTTGATTCATTTGATATTGAAGTTGACGAAACAGATATTGATAAGTTTTGTGATGTAGTAAAAGCTATCTCACCAACTTTTGGTGGAATTAACTTAGAAGATATTAAAGCACCTGAGTGTTTTGAAATCGAGAGAAGATTAATTGAGGAATTAAATATCCCAGTAATGCATGATGACCAACATGGTACTGCAATTATTACAACAGCAGCATTAATGAATGCGGCTGAAATGATGAATAAAAACGTAGAAGATATGAAAGTAGTTGTAGTTGGTGCTGGAGCATCTGCTATTTCTTGTTCAACTATGTACAAAGAATTAGGTGTAAAAACTTTAATTATGTGTGACTCTAAAGGTGTTATACATTCAGGTAGAGATAATTTAAATAAATACAAAAAAGATTTCATGATTGATGAAGCTTTAACTATGGAAGAAGCATTTACAGATGCTGATATGGTTTTAGGATTATCAAGACCTGGAACTTTTACAAAAGAGCACGTAGCACTTATGGCGGAAGAGCCAATTGTATTTACATTAGCTAATCCTACTCCTGAGTTATTCCCAGAAGAAGTAAGAGAAGTTAAACCAAAAGCTATTATTGGTACAGGAAGATCTGATTTCCCTAACCAAGTAAACAATGTTTTAGGTTTCCCATTCATCTTTAGAGGGGCTTTAGACGTACAAACTAGAAAAATCAATATGACTATGAAGATGGCAGCTGCAAAAGCTATTGCTAACTTAGCTAAAGAGCCATTATACGCTGAATTAAAAGTAGAGTTTGGTGATTTAGCATTTGGTAAAGAATATATTATTCCAGTTCCATTTGACAAAAGATTAATGGTAGAAGTATCAGCAGCAGTTGCAAACGCAGCAGTTGAAACTGGTGTTGCAAGAGTTAAAGAATTTAATTTAGAAGCATATAGAGAAAAACTTTCTTTAATGGTTTAA
- a CDS encoding GntR family transcriptional regulator codes for MFAKNGIPLYLQLKEKLLEDIKLNYKVNDIIPAEGKLEEKYEVSRITVRKAIEELEKENVVIKKQGKGTFVKEQKILYDANSIGSLTQRLSKQKHLLTTKAISFEIIEAEEEHFVKEMLGCEKLLCIKRTRLLDEVPFALMFNYFDVNTVPDIDKKLNLESLYAFLKEEYNIEFHNAEEIVEAIIADDNDSKQLNIDKGSPLLSLKRLSYDQNNKPIEYSNLVIRGDMYKHKIILSNEKLSNL; via the coding sequence TTGTTCGCTAAAAATGGTATACCTTTATATCTACAACTAAAAGAAAAGTTATTAGAAGATATAAAATTAAATTATAAAGTTAATGATATTATTCCTGCTGAAGGTAAACTAGAAGAAAAATATGAAGTAAGTAGAATAACAGTAAGAAAAGCTATTGAAGAGTTAGAAAAAGAAAATGTTGTTATAAAAAAACAAGGTAAAGGTACTTTTGTAAAAGAACAAAAGATTCTTTATGATGCAAACTCTATTGGCTCATTAACTCAAAGACTTTCAAAACAAAAGCACTTATTAACAACAAAAGCTATTTCATTTGAAATAATCGAAGCAGAAGAAGAACACTTCGTAAAAGAGATGCTTGGCTGTGAAAAATTACTGTGTATTAAAAGAACTAGATTATTAGATGAAGTGCCATTTGCACTAATGTTTAACTACTTTGATGTAAATACAGTTCCTGATATTGACAAAAAACTAAACTTAGAATCATTATATGCATTCTTAAAAGAAGAATATAATATTGAATTCCATAATGCAGAAGAGATTGTTGAAGCAATTATTGCAGATGACAATGACTCTAAACAACTAAATATTGATAAAGGTTCTCCCCTATTATCTCTAAAAAGATTATCATATGATCAAAATAATAAACCTATTGAATATTCAAACCTTGTAATTAGAGGGGATATGTATAAACACAAAATTATTTTATCTAACGAAAAGTTATCTAATCTATAA
- a CDS encoding GntR family transcriptional regulator: MFSKNGIPLYVQLKNKLAKDIKENYSHGDLIPTEMQIEKEYEVSRITVRKAIELLERENILEKKQGSGTFVKEQKILYDANSIGSLTQRLSKENHKLSTKSIEFIIIEEEHYVKDLLQCDTLLCIKRFRELNNVPFALMINYLDITKVPNLEEKFNIESLYTFLKDEYSIEFYNAEETVEAKDASKEEAKKLGIKENSSLLSLHRLSFDKNNKPVEYSDIVIKADMYKHKIILSNDKISNI; the protein is encoded by the coding sequence TTGTTTAGTAAAAATGGCATCCCATTATATGTACAACTCAAAAATAAATTAGCAAAAGATATAAAAGAAAACTATTCTCATGGGGATTTAATACCAACAGAGATGCAAATCGAAAAAGAGTATGAAGTTAGCAGAATAACTGTTAGAAAGGCTATTGAGCTTCTAGAGAGAGAAAATATTCTTGAAAAGAAACAAGGCTCGGGTACTTTTGTTAAAGAACAAAAGATTCTTTATGATGCAAACTCTATTGGCTCATTAACTCAAAGACTTTCAAAAGAAAATCATAAACTAAGTACAAAATCAATCGAATTTATCATAATAGAAGAAGAACATTATGTTAAAGACTTACTTCAATGTGATACTTTATTATGTATAAAAAGATTTAGAGAATTAAATAACGTGCCTTTTGCACTAATGATTAACTATTTGGATATAACAAAAGTTCCAAATTTAGAAGAGAAGTTTAATATAGAATCATTATATACATTTTTAAAAGATGAATATTCAATTGAATTTTATAATGCGGAAGAGACTGTAGAAGCCAAAGATGCTTCAAAAGAAGAAGCTAAAAAATTAGGTATTAAAGAAAATTCTTCTTTATTGTCTTTACATAGACTATCATTTGATAAAAATAATAAACCTGTGGAGTATTCAGATATTGTAATAAAAGCAGATATGTATAAACACAAAATAATTTTATCAAACGATAAAATATCTAATATCTAA
- a CDS encoding ABC transporter ATP-binding protein — translation MAKITLSNLAHSYMQDPKNKEDYVLQPLNHEWDDGAAYALLGPSGCGKSTLLNIISGILTPSEGSILFDGTDVTFADTTNRNIAQVFQFPVVYDTMTVRQNLEFPLRNRGADEQYIQQRVGSIARAIQVEDILDKKARGLTADAKQKISLGRGMVREDVNAILFDEPLTVIDPHMKWELRTQLKALHKELKHTMIFVTHDQTEALTFADKVVVMNQGHVLQIGTPEELFSKPAHTFVGYFIGSPGMNVFESEIDGNIANLQGYEIKLNSTYKKLSGKIELGIRPEFIELCEDGEGIKIEITRVEDIAHHKIVRAKYNDRKVNIIVPEDVKITPTMSSMKFKLEGVNVYVDDWLVEGELS, via the coding sequence ATGGCCAAAATTACTCTTTCAAATTTAGCGCATAGTTATATGCAAGATCCTAAAAATAAAGAAGATTATGTATTACAACCTTTAAATCATGAATGGGATGATGGGGCAGCTTATGCTTTATTAGGACCTTCAGGTTGTGGTAAATCTACACTATTAAATATTATTTCAGGAATTTTAACACCTTCTGAGGGAAGTATTTTATTTGATGGAACAGATGTTACTTTCGCAGATACTACAAATAGAAATATAGCACAAGTTTTTCAGTTCCCAGTTGTGTATGACACAATGACTGTAAGACAGAACTTAGAGTTTCCTCTACGAAATAGAGGTGCAGATGAACAATATATTCAACAAAGAGTTGGCTCAATCGCAAGAGCAATTCAAGTTGAGGATATTTTAGATAAAAAAGCTAGAGGTTTAACAGCTGATGCTAAACAAAAAATATCTTTAGGTAGAGGAATGGTAAGAGAAGATGTAAATGCAATATTATTTGATGAACCTCTTACTGTTATTGATCCTCATATGAAATGGGAATTAAGAACACAATTAAAAGCTTTACATAAAGAACTAAAACACACAATGATTTTTGTGACACATGATCAAACTGAAGCATTAACTTTTGCAGACAAAGTTGTAGTTATGAATCAAGGACATGTTCTACAAATTGGAACACCAGAGGAATTATTCTCAAAACCAGCACATACTTTTGTTGGATACTTTATTGGTTCACCAGGTATGAATGTATTTGAATCAGAAATTGATGGAAATATTGCAAATTTACAAGGTTATGAAATAAAACTAAACTCAACTTACAAAAAGCTATCTGGGAAAATAGAGCTAGGTATTAGACCTGAGTTTATTGAATTATGTGAAGATGGTGAAGGTATAAAAATTGAAATTACTAGAGTTGAAGATATTGCTCATCATAAAATAGTTAGAGCAAAATACAATGATAGAAAAGTAAATATTATTGTTCCCGAAGATGTAAAAATCACACCTACAATGAGTAGTATGAAGTTTAAACTTGAAGGTGTAAATGTTTATGTTGATGATTGGTTAGTAGAAGGAGAATTATCATGA
- a CDS encoding glycerol-3-phosphate dehydrogenase/oxidase — translation MENEKFDIIIIGGGATGSGIALDASSRGFKTLLLEKNDFAEGTSSRSTKLVHGGVRYLEAAVKKLDKDQFNLVKEGLKERSRLLKNAPHLCSRLTLVTPLYNWWEIPYMFAGLSLYDFVSGKRGLGRSSVVSRGKMMDTFPHIKKSGLVGGIKYYDGSFNDARLNVTLLQTAQKYGAVCKNYHELESFIYDKKKISGVKVKDTISGENITYNSSIVINATGAFSDNIRKLDDKEAKKMLDLSSGIHIVLDKKYLPSNEGLMIPKTQDGRVLFILPWMGKCLVGTTDEKTTLNEHPEVSKKDIDYILEHLEIYFDLKIDESEILSSWCGIRPLVAAPKNASTKSIVRDHIITSSNSGLVSIIGGKWTTYRKMSEEVVDYVIPKFNLADTECKTKKLKLIGSENLKENIKIKTVDKDIKEYLIRMYGDKALEVTQSVEKIKRLHKEYALTNAEVVYTIKNEFVKKPLDFLVRRTTLSLIDKEASKEILEEVLSILQKELNWDEEKIISERNEALSILNNYI, via the coding sequence ATGGAAAATGAAAAATTCGATATTATTATTATAGGGGGAGGAGCAACTGGAAGTGGTATAGCTTTGGATGCTTCCTCAAGAGGTTTTAAAACTCTACTTTTAGAAAAAAATGACTTTGCCGAAGGTACAAGCTCACGAAGTACAAAATTGGTACACGGGGGAGTTCGTTATTTAGAGGCTGCGGTTAAAAAATTAGATAAAGATCAATTTAATTTAGTAAAAGAAGGACTAAAAGAGAGATCACGACTTTTAAAAAACGCTCCACACTTATGTTCTAGATTAACACTAGTTACCCCATTATATAATTGGTGGGAAATTCCTTATATGTTTGCAGGACTTAGTTTATATGACTTTGTTTCAGGTAAAAGAGGTTTAGGAAGAAGTTCAGTTGTTTCTAGAGGTAAAATGATGGATACCTTTCCACATATTAAAAAAAGTGGATTAGTTGGTGGTATTAAATATTATGATGGAAGTTTTAATGATGCAAGATTAAATGTAACATTACTTCAAACAGCACAAAAGTATGGTGCAGTTTGTAAAAACTATCATGAACTTGAATCTTTTATATATGACAAGAAAAAGATTTCAGGAGTAAAAGTAAAAGATACAATAAGTGGTGAGAATATCACATACAACTCATCTATTGTTATAAACGCCACAGGTGCATTCTCAGATAATATTAGAAAGCTAGATGATAAAGAAGCTAAAAAAATGCTTGATTTAAGTTCTGGTATTCATATAGTTTTAGATAAAAAATACTTACCATCAAATGAAGGGTTAATGATTCCTAAAACACAAGATGGAAGAGTTCTATTTATTTTACCTTGGATGGGCAAATGTTTAGTTGGTACTACAGATGAAAAAACAACATTAAATGAACACCCAGAAGTTTCAAAAAAAGATATTGATTATATATTAGAACACCTAGAAATCTATTTTGATTTAAAAATTGATGAAAGTGAAATATTATCTTCATGGTGTGGAATAAGACCTTTAGTAGCAGCTCCTAAAAATGCCTCAACTAAAAGTATTGTAAGAGATCATATAATCACAAGTTCAAATTCTGGACTAGTTAGTATTATTGGTGGGAAATGGACAACATATAGAAAGATGTCGGAAGAAGTAGTTGATTATGTTATTCCAAAATTTAATTTAGCTGATACTGAATGTAAAACTAAAAAATTAAAACTAATTGGAAGTGAAAACCTAAAAGAAAATATTAAAATCAAAACAGTAGACAAAGATATAAAAGAGTATTTAATTAGAATGTATGGAGATAAAGCCTTAGAGGTTACACAATCAGTAGAAAAGATTAAAAGACTACATAAAGAATATGCTTTAACAAATGCAGAAGTTGTTTATACAATTAAAAATGAGTTTGTTAAAAAACCATTAGACTTTTTAGTTAGAAGAACAACATTATCTTTAATTGATAAAGAAGCTTCTAAAGAAATATTAGAAGAAGTACTTAGTATTTTGCAAAAAGAATTAAATTGGGATGAAGAAAAAATTATAAGTGAAAGAAATGAAGCATTAAGTATTTTAAATAATTATATTTAA